The region AGTACGAATAAGGCTACGCAAAGTTCCTTTAGCTACCTCTCGATGTCTGGAACGGATAGCGTTACGGTTTCGCCTTCCTTGACCAAGATGATGTGACTCCCACTTCGACGTGCAACCTGCCAACCAAACTTTTCAAACACACCAACTACTTCGCGACCACTGAGAATAGGAAAAGCGGTAGATATAATTACGCCATAACCTCTACCTGATGCGTCTCTACGGTAAGTGGGAAACCTCGTTCCGCACGGACTTGGAGACAGGCAAAAATGGCATCTTTAATGTTTTCTAGTGCCTCTTCTTTGGTCTGACCTTGACTGATACAGCCTGGTATACTAGGACACTCCACAATCCACATTCCATCTTCATCTCGATCGACTGTTACATTAAACCTCATCTTTGTTCGCAAGAATGAATTGCTTTCTTAGTATAGAACTGAGTGGATAGCAAGGGCCGATCGCCTCCGGCACGCATTCTTGTAGCATCTTTCATTTTATTCCAAATCCGCCAAAGCGACTTTCAAGCAAGCACGAACCTCCTTCCAGTCACGTTCCGACAGATGACCAATTAGAACCAAGTTGGCAGATGGCGGTAGAGTGACGATAAAACTGCGAAAAACAGAAGCAACTCGTAAACCTGCTGTTGCCCAATCTAGGAGTGTATAATCAGTTGCGCCTAAAGTATCTGTCTGAGTAGTAATGAGTCCAACTATTACATCAGGGCGGGTTGTGTTATAAGTAGCTGATGATAGAACCACAGCAGGACGACGTTTA is a window of Argonema galeatum A003/A1 DNA encoding:
- a CDS encoding type II toxin-antitoxin system PemK/MazF family toxin, translated to MSFNPGDVVTVDFPGVTGIKRRPAVVLSSATYNTTRPDVIVGLITTQTDTLGATDYTLLDWATAGLRVASVFRSFIVTLPPSANLVLIGHLSERDWKEVRACLKVALADLE
- a CDS encoding type II toxin-antitoxin system HicB family antitoxin is translated as MRFNVTVDRDEDGMWIVECPSIPGCISQGQTKEEALENIKDAIFACLQVRAERGFPLTVETHQVEVMA
- a CDS encoding type II toxin-antitoxin system HicA family toxin encodes the protein MFEKFGWQVARRSGSHIILVKEGETVTLSVPDIER